TGTCATCGAGCACCACCGAGCCCATGCCGACCACGGAGCCGGCGCCGACCCGCACGTATTCGCGCACGGTCGCGCCGGCGCCGATGTAGGCGCCGCGCTCGACGTGCACGCCGCCGGCCAGCGCGACCCCGGAGGCGATGGTCGCGTAGTCCTCGACCACGTCGTCGTGGGTGAGCACGACCCGCGGCATCACGGCCACGTGCTCGCCGATCCGCACCGCGGCGGTGAGCACGCTCTGCGCCAGCAGGATCGAGCCCGCACCGATGCTTGAGTCCTGGGAGACCTCGACCGAGGGGTGCACGAAGGTGGCGTAGCGCTCGGCCGGCAGGTCCATCCGCCGGGCCACCCGCAGCCGGATCAGCGGGTCGCGCACGCCGGCCACGCACAGCAGGACTCTGGCATGCGGCATCGCGCCGGCGGCCTCGCTGCCGCCGAGCACCGGCGTGCCGGCCACCTCTCCCCCGGCCAGCAGGGGGTTGTCGTCCAGGAAACCGAGCAGCCGCCAGTCCCGCCCGGCCGCGCACGCGGCCGCGACGGCCTGGGCGGTCTCGCGCCCGAGCCCGCCCGCGCCGACGATCAGCAGCTCGGACGGGCTCTGGCTTGGTGCGTGATCAGACACCTGAGGCCACCGGCTCCAGCAGCGCGGCCGCCACCCGCTCCTGCTGGGCGGAGGTCATGGTGTGGAACATCGGCAGGATCAGCGAGTCGCGGGTGATCCGCTCGGTGGCCGGCAGGTCCACGTGCTTGACCGTGTCGTAGGCCGGCTCGAGGTGCGCGGCCATGATCCCGCGCCGGGCCGAGATGCCGCGCTCGGCCAGCCGGGCCAGCGCGCCGTCGCGGCCGCCGCCCGGGAAGTCCGGGTCAAGCAGCACCCAGAACGACTGGTAGTTGCTCTGCCCGTACTCGGGGTCGCGCACCGCCCGCAGCCCGGGCACGCCGGCCAGCAGCGCGTGGTAGTACGCGGCCAGTTCGCGGCGGCGGCGCACGATCTCCGCCAGCCGGCCGAGCTGGACCAGGCCGACCGCGGCCTGGATGTCGGTCATCCGGAAGTTGAATCCGACCTCGAGGTACTGCTCGAAGACCGGCCCGGCGCTGGCGTGCCGGTCGGCGGCCGAGACGGACATGCCGTGCTCGCGCAGCCGGCGCAGCCGGGTCGCCCGGTCGGCGTCGTCGAGGGTGAGCATGCCGCCCTCGCCGGTGGTCAGCAGCTTGCGGGGGTGGAAGGACCAGGTGGCCACCT
This genomic window from Actinospica robiniae DSM 44927 contains:
- a CDS encoding DegT/DnrJ/EryC1/StrS family aminotransferase; this encodes MSTLTDRIPVMVPYLGIEEEQAAAEAVASGWIAQGPRVAQFERAFAESVTAAHGVAVSSCTTALHLSLVACGIGPGDEVVVPSLSFIATANAARYVGADPVFADVDETTGNLTPDTVREVLGPRTRAIVLVHQGGVPADVRAIKELAEPLGIAVVEDAACAVGSVYRGAPVGAEAQVATWSFHPRKLLTTGEGGMLTLDDADRATRLRRLREHGMSVSAADRHASAGPVFEQYLEVGFNFRMTDIQAAVGLVQLGRLAEIVRRRRELAAYYHALLAGVPGLRAVRDPEYGQSNYQSFWVLLDPDFPGGGRDGALARLAERGISARRGIMAAHLEPAYDTVKHVDLPATERITRDSLILPMFHTMTSAQQERVAAALLEPVASGV
- a CDS encoding acetyltransferase, which produces MSDHAPSQSPSELLIVGAGGLGRETAQAVAAACAAGRDWRLLGFLDDNPLLAGGEVAGTPVLGGSEAAGAMPHARVLLCVAGVRDPLIRLRVARRMDLPAERYATFVHPSVEVSQDSSIGAGSILLAQSVLTAAVRIGEHVAVMPRVVLTHDDVVEDYATIASGVALAGGVHVERGAYIGAGATVREYVRVGAGSVVGMGSVVLDDIPSGQVWAGNPARHLRTLAFSEEGRAAAANRGGS